The Niastella koreensis GR20-10 genome includes a window with the following:
- a CDS encoding AAA family ATPase, giving the protein MLVLNNNFLNEYLSSLDFDPSHIAFKFKQAINFIRFGHIDHDAKILDLDSFGKTVYDLMSEKNKRNIKELIELLPPPIFSTQIQMTNIDTGAAVTLGELSSGEKQWNYCISTVLYHLNNLDSIRRSNHGLNYYNRVLIILEEIELYFHPEMQKRFVQHIIESIRQLKLHNIEHIQIIMVTHSPFVLSDIPSKNILFLNKGGPIPADDIGLTFGGNIHELLAKGFFLNDGLVGEYSQYKINTIIERLQKESDPVQTEEYTELLKTISLIGEDFLREKLIEMLNRKTIPITRKEEIKLLEDRLKMLKREQNND; this is encoded by the coding sequence ATCCTGGTATTAAATAATAATTTTTTAAATGAATACTTGTCGAGCTTGGATTTTGATCCTAGTCACATAGCATTTAAATTCAAACAGGCAATAAATTTTATCCGCTTCGGACATATTGATCATGATGCTAAGATTTTAGATTTAGATAGCTTTGGTAAAACGGTTTATGACTTGATGTCTGAAAAGAATAAACGGAATATCAAAGAGTTAATTGAATTGCTGCCGCCTCCAATATTCTCTACGCAAATTCAAATGACTAATATTGATACTGGTGCAGCTGTTACTTTGGGTGAATTAAGCTCTGGTGAGAAACAGTGGAACTATTGCATAAGTACAGTTTTGTATCATTTAAATAATTTGGATTCTATTAGAAGGAGTAATCATGGTTTGAATTATTATAATCGTGTATTGATTATACTTGAGGAAATTGAATTGTATTTCCATCCAGAGATGCAGAAGAGATTTGTTCAACATATTATTGAGTCAATTCGTCAACTAAAATTGCATAATATTGAACATATTCAAATAATAATGGTAACGCATTCTCCATTTGTTCTTTCAGATATTCCAAGTAAGAATATATTATTTTTAAATAAAGGGGGGCCAATACCAGCCGATGATATTGGCTTGACTTTCGGAGGTAATATCCATGAACTACTAGCTAAAGGTTTTTTTCTTAATGACGGGCTTGTGGGCGAATATTCTCAATACAAAATAAATACAATTATAGAGAGATTACAGAAAGAATCAGATCCGGTTCAGACGGAGGAGTATACTGAGTTGTTAAAAACAATTTCTCTCATAGGTGAAGATTTTCTTCGAGAAAAATTAATTGAAATGTTAAATAGAAAGACTATACCTATAACTCGTAAAGAGGAGATTAAGCTTCTGGAAGATAGGTTGAAAATGTTAAAACGGGAACAAAACAATGATTAA